Proteins encoded within one genomic window of Hermetia illucens chromosome 2, iHerIll2.2.curated.20191125, whole genome shotgun sequence:
- the LOC119650455 gene encoding antigen 5 like allergen Cul n 1-like, whose protein sequence is MLKFVFLFAVVACAWGQTADYCATSLCNGSKHIACGNNGDYASTCAADKKLIDISSYKNAIVDKHNGYRNTVAAGNLPGFLSAVRMGTMQWDDELASLAALNVKQCAMKHDACRNTDRFKWSGQNLAWYWSIPAATVDKAINNGIESWFNEYKDAIMAQIDSYSSGTAVIGHFTPIVNDRNIRVGCALLSQTNNGGTEYFFACNYAQTNVLNRKIYTSGTTASQCTTGTNPSYPALCSVSEPIDPNVV, encoded by the exons ATGTTGAAGTTTGTATTCTTATTCGCTGTAGTAGCCTGTGCTTGGGGCCAGACTGCCGACTACTGTGCTACTTCCTTGTGTAATGGATCCAAGCACATTGCTTGTGGAAACAATGGG GATTATGCATCCACCTGTGCAGCAGATAAGAAGTTAATAGATATCAGCTCCTACAAAAATGCAATCGTTGACAAGCACAACGGATACAGGAATACCGTCGCCGCTGGAAATCTTCCTGGCTTCCTCTCAGCAGTTAGGATGGGAACTATGCAATGGGATGATGAGTTGGCATCCCTCGCAGCATTGAATGTCAAACAATGTGCCATGAAGCACGATGCATGCCGCAACACTGACCGCTTCAAGTGGTCCGGACAGAACTTGGCCTGGTACTGGAGTATACCAGCAGCTACCGTTGACAAGGCAATCAATAATGGAATCGAAAGTTGGTTCAATGAATACAAGGATGCTATCATGGCCCAAATTGACAGCTACTCATCTGGAAC tgcggttaTTGGACATTTCACCCCAATTGTCAATGATCGTAACATCCGTGTTGGATGCGCCCTTTTGAGTCAAACCAACAATGGCGGTACAGAATACTTCTTCGCTTGCAACTATGCCCAGACCAACGTTTTGAACAGGAAGATCTACACCAGTGGCACCACAGCATCCCAATGTACCACTGGAACAAACCCCAGTTACCCAGCATTGTGCTCTGTTTCGGAACCAATTGACCCTAATGTCGTTTAA
- the LOC119650454 gene encoding antigen 5 like allergen Cul n 1-like has protein sequence MLKFVFLFAVVACAWGQTADYCAASLCNGSKHIACGNNGDYASTCAADRKLIDISSYKTAIVDKHNGYRNTVAAGNLPGFLSAVRMGTMQWDDELASLAALNVKQCAMKHDACRNTDRFKWSGQNLAWYWSIPAATVDKAINNGIDSWFNEYKDATMAQIDSYSSGTAVIGHFTPIVNDRNIRVGCALLSQGRNNGVEYFFACNYAQTNVLNRKIYTSGTTASQCTTGTNPSYPALCSASEPIDANVV, from the exons atgttgaagttTGTATTCTTATTCGCTGTAGTAGCCTGCGCTTGGGGCCAGACTGCCGACTATTGTGCTGCATCCTTGTGTAATGGATCCAAGCACATTGCTTGTGGAAACAATGGG GACTATGCATCCACCTGTGCAGCAGATAGGAAGTTAATAGATATTAGTTCCTACAAAACTGCAATCGTCGATAAGCACAATGGATACAGGAATACCGTCGCCGCTGGAAATCTCCCTGGCTTCCTCTCAGCAGTTAGGATGGGAACTATGCAATGGGATGATGAGTTGGCATCCCTCGCAGCATTGAATGTCAAACAATGCGCCATGAAGCACGATGCATGCCGCAACACTGACCGCTTCAAGTGGTCCGGACAGAACTTGGCCTGGTACTGGAGTATCCCAGCAGCTACCGTTGACAAGGCAATCAATAATGGAATCGACAGTTGGTTCAATGAATACAAGGATGCTACCATGGCCCAAATTGACAGCTACTCATCTGGAAC AGCGGTTATTGGACATTTCACCCCAATTGTCAATGATCGTAACATCCGTGTTGGATGCGCTCTTTTGAGTCAAGGCAGGAACAATGGCGTCGAATACTTCTTCGCTTGCAACTATGCCCAGACTAATGTTTTGAACAGGAAGATCTACACAAGTGGTACCACAGCATCCCAATGTACCACTGGCACAAATCCCAGTTACCCAGCATTGTGCTCTGCTTCGGAACCAATTGATGCTAATGTCGTTTAA
- the LOC119650449 gene encoding antigen 5 like allergen Cul n 1-like, with protein MFKSIFLIASLAAYTLAQTADYCSSSLCSGYKHIACGNSGAFAPSCASDKELIRMEPYIDIIVAKHNAYRNTVAAGGLPGFEPALRMGTMQWDSELAYLAELNVKQCVMQHDSCRNTDRFQWSGQNLAWTWGIPAADPGKAFEKGIDNWFNEYQNANMEYINSYPSVSPVIGHFTPIVNDRNIRVGCAQVRQSSNGGTEYFMACNYAQTNILGLKVYTSGATASKCVTGTNPAYPALCSVNEPIDPNTIF; from the exons ATGTTCAAATCCATCTTTTTGATAGCCTCTTTGGCTGCCTACACTTTGGCCCAAACAGCCGATTACTGTTCATCCTCGTTGTGTTCGGGATATAAGCATATTGCTTGCGGAAACTCCGGG GCTTTCGCACCCTCTTGCGCATCTGACAAAGAACTTATTCGCATGGAGCCTTATATTGACATAATTGTAGCGAAGCACAATGCCTATCGGAATACAGTCGCTGCAGGTGGCCTTCCCGGATTCGAACCAGCCTTAAGAATGGGAACCATGCAATGGGACTCCGAATTGGCCTATCTTGCTGAGCTCAATGTGAAACAATGTGTTATGCAGCATGATTCATGCCGCAACACAGATCGCTTCCAATGGTCAggtcaaaatttggcatggaccTGGGGTATTCCAGCTGCTGATCCTGGTAAAGCTTTCGAAAAAGGAATCGATAATTGGTTCAATGAGTACCAGAATGCCAACATGGAATATATCAACAGCTATCCATCTGTCAG TCCTGTCATTGGTCACTTCACCCCAATCGTGAACGACCGCAACATTCGTGTGGGCTGCGCTCAAGTTCGTCAATCCTCTAATGGTGGCACTGAGTATTTCATGGCCTGCAATTATGCTCAGACCAACATCTTGGGTCTTAAAGTTTACACAAGCGGTGCAACCGCATCGAAATGCGTCACTGGTACTAACCCAGCATATCCAGCTTTGTGCTCAGTGAACGAACCAATCGATCCCAATACCATCTTCTGA